The DNA region TATGCTAAATTATTTTCTTCGAGTGGTAATAAGATTAAAGAGAATAAAAAAGGGTCAcaaaaagttttttattaatgggtctGACAAGATTGCGGGTCTTGCTCATACTTATCTTCAGgtgcaatagagaattcaaggTTACATAGTTATGGGAAGGCTATTGTGTATTGGTTGATATATTTTAGATAAAGTTGTTGTCGCAATCGAACAGAAAACATTGCTTACtcaaaacaagtggagaagggaACATTTGCATCACGAACGAATGTATTTACAAATCAATATTCGTGGCAACATCGCTAGTTTACTCACACGTTCAAGTGGACAAAATATTGTTTTTGCATCATTTCGAGACAAAATACCTTTCGTTTACGAAAAGGGTTTAAGGATCTATTGCATGGCGgtgagaaaagagtttgattggttggaaGTATTTTTGGATGATAAGAGAGTTCGGAAGGGCGAGAACTATATCTTGTTTCCCGACTCTCAGGAGCTCGTGGAATACACCTCGTTCCTTTTCATCTTATTTGTGAAAGCATTTTGATATTCTTAGATGTTTTAAAGCTTTAGAAGACGAATATTCAAGACTTTCAAGCAATTCCTACTTGGGTCGAATATTCAGGACTATgactggacctttcacccaggtagtctttttctttcaattttattgcgAAAAGTGTTTGAGTATTTATAAGTGTTTTGGATGAAAGACGGACACTTGGGATTGCAAGTAATTACTACTTGGGCTTAGTGTTCAGGACTATGATTGGACCTTTCACCCATAtagtctttttctttcaattttattacGAAAAAGAGACGTATTCATATTTTAGTTAAAGACATGGTATTTATGGCTTGCAAGTAATTACTACTTGGGTATAATACATTGGTACTATGATTGGACCTTTCACCCATGTAGACTTTTTCTTTCATTATTATAAAAGGTCAAAGTATGACTTAAtcattttgaatttgattatgaaataGCTTGATGTTGTGTCAAGCATTTGATTTGTCTTTGTGGAGATGAGTTAGGtttaagaaaaaggtttgaaATTTTTTGAATCGATGGTGAGAATGGTAAgattttttgaaaaataacttgatATTAATCAAGTGTTTGAATGTTATTTTGAAAGATTAATTTTTATCATGCATACGCTGGTTGAATATGGATAGGAGACTCCGAGTAGTGGCTTTTGAGTTAACGTATTGTTGCATTGCCCAATTTCAATTACGTTGGTTGAATAGGAATATGAGATCCCGAGTAGGAATTAATGAGTTATACACCAAAGGGTTGGGTATAGTGGTTTTGTTAACTCCCTGTGGGAATATAATGACGTTATCATTCATGTAATGCATTAAACATCAACATGGGATAAATTAGGGATTCTATACAAAACCTAACCAATTTCGCATTATTTCAGAACAACTTTTATCTTTTTCATTCTAACTCGACCCCCCCCCTCCAATTATGACTTTCTACTACTTGCACAACTATTATTTTGTTAAATAGAAGGCCATGTGGATTCAATATCTTATTATTACTACAAATTATCGGTACAGTTGTCGAGAAGTCGTCACATCACTTGACACCTAATTATTTCTTGTCGATCTATTTTTACTGGAGGGACATTAGTAATATTTTACTTATCATTCCTATCACAAATGGTGGGAAAGTAGTCATATATTCACATTTGTTATAGGACATAATATTTCATACCATATTACATTACATAAATACTTAACAGTAAGAAATAATGAAATATTCATACATATTATTTCTTCATATACCCAACAAGCGGCCTAGATTCATAGGCAGTTGTAAGAacctaattttgaccctaagatccctcatggcatcatatcattgctcaatgcatatgcctcaaggatcatagcatgtgtggctcctttaccctagggtagggacttgtgtgagttggtttgagaccaccaagcatgcttgaattttatattattgattttcttattttgtttactaaccaaaagcacaaaaatatgtcactaacttcttttgttttgaagctcaagcaatcacgagatcccttgctcctaggaggctcctatgctcaacgaagtggctagatgaagatgaaagcaagcatgaaaatggttcacaaagatctcaatcatcatatatgtttcccaattatctcaatttgccaatttgatcaagataaaccaaagggcttgaggattgttttccaaggaaaccctaattcaacagtgcatcaactgtgccttgctcatgaagcaacctcaacccatgataaaattcaatcaatgtaagttctttaattctttattttatgcatatatgagcctatgtgagtatccttaatcattcattcatcaagatttgaagttttgacttgagaagttgaccagtcaagtcatctaaccaaattgaaatccactgagacctaacttttgatatgtttgtcaaatgaagatgaccccaagagaaacaatgttattaagaaccatatgaacaaatttcatgtttataaaaaatacatttgaaacttggaaggtcataattcatttcaaaacattataggtcattttgactgaaaccctaattttgggtcaacttcccaaggacctaactccttcattttttatgattttgaggtgataccaattgaattggaaagcttaatatgtcatattaaaatgttatgtttgacaaaatttcataatcctaaaagaaacacatgtgataatacaaaacattataggtcactttggaccaaaaccattgaatgttgaaaaagtccaacttcaagtgcccataactttctcatcaaaattccaaattataaaatattttagTCTAAATTTATTAgcttgaaaagatatacaactttgatgatggaggtttttccatttaaGGCTTACATCACTGAAACAGAAGGGATTGAAGTTGGccacttttggcaaatttttcaaaggcatgttttgtacctcaaacttcatgatcagttttcacaattttctaaactccaaatggatttttgtccaacatagattttgttccttatgttaatacctttccaaccattactcacatgcctatgtttggattttttatgtgtgactttcgaagaggggaacatttaggcccaattatgcatttcacaagcaattgcaattcaaattgcacgtccaattcaacttggtatgagctcagcattcatttccaccagcttttgggcctcacatgcacctgtacaggcccattcatggaggacccaaagcttcatgcacacgagtttgtCACTTCATTGCTTGCacttcagctataaataagagccttGCCTCATTCAAATAAAAACCTGAATTCAACCTGAAGATCTGCTGAAATTCATACCCAACCACActaaaggaattctgattttatttttctcaattcaagcttgaacttcaacaaaatcagttgatcttcaagacttattccttagccttgcattcatatcCCACCTCAAGATCAATTTGGAAGCAAGAGATTGAGTGGATCGTGTTGcacaaagctgctcttcaaaggtagatgctcaaactgttttgatctaaaTCTCCTCATACAATGTGATTTGCTTGTGTTcatttggttttctgaagtccttgtgtgagaggcaagccaatggtggctttgattttgtgaattgaagcatttcagttttcacacctggattttcaagctcagatttctccttccatgGAAACTTTGAGCATAATCcaaggtcacaggggtgatgcacatcaccctagcttcattttggtataaggatcgtgcattttggttgaaGTTTGAAAACCTGTaactggtggccggaatcagttgttccaccggagaagacggtggtttccaccaccgttCCCACGTGGATGTGCCTGGGCCATTGGATGGTGATTAAATGATCTAATTCTGGCCTTTGTTTCcattgacttattttaattcattttacTTCGCGTTTGACTCATGTCCATGGTACGCGCGCGCCTCAGAGCCCTTAGATTTGtccacatcaattaatgaaatgGATCAAACGCTTCctgttttttcatatttttccaatttctgttttattttcaaaaactcataactattttattcggaatcacaaaaatatgagaccaattgcaaaaaatttctttaaaaatctagtttcataatctgatttttaattatttttgtgattccatttaatattttttgtgaattattttgtttttaattgcttttaattcattttaattactttttgatattcaaaaattccaaaaaatattttcttaacacatatggatgatgataagtctatgaaaaatattctcatcaatttcttaattgatttgagatttatttgagattttagtccatttgtgttatttttctttgtttttaattgtttttaaaataaagtatgatacaatcaaatatgattggtgatctctcccagtTCAAATCCAATGAAATGATAGGTGAGAagaataccaaggtgtgatcccaatgccaatgcaaagctatgagatggcatgagggatcttaggggtcaaaattggggtcttacaatccAAAATCGAATCACAACAGTAAGGGAAATACCATCTAACATATAAACATCAATTATTAATCAATTAACATGCAATTTCACTTAATTAATTATAGATTTGCATACTTTATTCATCAAGTTTATCACTCAGATATGAACGCTCATACATAAAAACATCATGAATCATGAACACTCAAATCTCATGGTAAAATAGTGTACAAAATTCAACCAACACAATATATAATCATGCAATTACAGAATTGATTTCATATTTTCGTCCAACATTCATTAAAGGAATAAAAGTAAAGAAAAATATGTTGGGATTAAGGATTTCCCTTAACTCAAACATGTAAAATACATCCTATTAGGAGTAATCCCCACTCTTCCTTTTTCCCTAGCCCTTGCCTCTTCTTACCATTAATTTTGTCTTACGTAGACGTTTTCCAAAGCCCTCTTACTAACCTTTTTATTAGTAGCATAATCTCCCTCGATTAGAGACTTCCAATACTACCCTCACTTATCTTCTTATTTACCAACATACCTTTCTCATttgtaattttattttaattaaaatacaACTATTATTCTCCCTTAGTTCTACTATTTTTAAATTTTTACTTCTTCCTCAACTTCTCATTCTCTAATTATTCTAATTAAATAAATACAAGGACTACTTCTAATTATTTTCTAATCAATCTATCAAGCATCTATTTCTCACCATACTCTACTAATATCATTACACCTCTATAACCacataattttattttaattaaaacaccaaataatcaaataaaattctaaataatttaattaaataaataaattaaaaaataagaTGTAACATCAGGTGGTCCTCCCAGAAACCTAACTTCCACCTACACTCCATTGACAACTTCCTAGTACTCATGATCGTGCTAAGACATGTAATCAATATTTTCCTCATCATGATGATCATGCACTTCTTCTCGTGCCTTGTCCAAATCCTCCATCCTTGCTCGAGAGCTTATGTTTTCACCTCTATGATAAAGAGTATTGGTCCACAAACTACCACCACCCTCATATGATGAGAGGGGTCTGAGGTATAAATGTAGGAGTTTGTGATAAAAGAATTTGTGTTATAAGCTACTTTGAACTAATAAAACTATGACCCATTGAAACTTTATGGTGGGCAAATGTTTATTTGGCCATGTCAATATAACTTTCCCCACCTATTACTTCTTATTCATTAAAAACATCATTATTTATCAAGTAAATGTTCAAAAACACCATCTATTATGTTGGAATTACGATAAATTCCCGATGTGGAATTTCACCAAACCTTGGAGAATTCCGAATCAATCTTGATGAAAAAGAATCAATCTTTTTGATTGATTActcctcttgttcttcactcttcactcaAGTGAATCAACTACACCTTGATTGCAAGATGATTTCGCCGCACAATGATTATTgaagaagaaaagaaaaggtGAATTGGGAAAGAAAAGATAAATTAAGATTTTAGTGAAAaggggaagaagaagaagaagaattttGCAGAGTTTTTCTTTGCCTTCAAACAGAACTATTTTTTAATATTTCTCTATACAACTGCATATATTACAATGTTAGGGTACCTCCTTATTTATAGTTTGAGATTGTTTGCACACAAAACAATCTCCAATTAACCTAACTCAACTAAAAACACAAAATAAAGCTAAGTTTTAAATATCTGTCGAAAATGCATTTCCTCAACATTTCGACAGCTAAACAAATTATACGTAGAATATTTTCACAACATATTCTATTAAAAATTGTGCTTTGACATAAAAATTACATTCTAAACATATACTTTAAAATAAACATTTGGAATAAACAAAATATCTACAaattaaatacaaaaaataaTATCCAAAAACATTTAGACAAACTTAGTTATGAACTAGTAACTACCTCTTCCTATTCCCCttggttatatatatatatatatatatatatatatatatatatatatatatatatatatatatatatatatataatatatatatatatatatatatatatattatatatatatattatatatatatatatatatatatatatatatatatatatattgatgcaTTATTCCTTTACTTTGGTTAATATATGGCCTATATAATTAACTAATTCATGCTATAAACCTAATAGTTAATTTTATTACTTTAATGAGCTGTACTTCATTGTAAGTGTCCTGGTTTATTTATCTATTAAAATCTGTTTATAATATTTGCTACCAATGTTTAAGAAAAGCGCGTCGAACATCAATCCAACTCTTAATAGTTCCAATAAAATAGATCGCAACTGATTTTACTCCACCAGCTTTTTGCTAAAGACAAATGATCCGGCCAGTTTACAGTTTTTTCTTATCATACTATATTATTTTCTAAGACATCCTTCAGAATATTCAAAACACAAAAGCCTATATATAGATAGATTAACCCCTTGCTCAATGCATCATTCACAACAATTACTACAATGGCCAACTCCAAACCACATTTCCTTGCAACACAAACCATCTCCTCTCTTTTCCTTTTAACTTTTCTCTTGTACTTAATCACCAATGTGAACTCAGAATCATTTTCTTTCAGCTTCCCCAAGTTTGACAACGGTTCCGATACCATAGCCCTCGGCGGTGATGCCAAAATTACTGGTGGAGTACTACAGCTCACCAAAAAGGACCAACTCGGGAAACCATCTCCACATAGTTTTGGCCTTTCTGCATTCTTGGAAGCTATCCGTCTCTCTGACAAAACAGGTGGTAAAGTTGCTGACTTTACCACCGAGTTTTTCTTTGTTGTGGACCCAAAAGGTTCACAACTTCATGGTGACGGTTTCACCTTCTTTATTGCATCACTTGGTTATGAGTTTCCCGACAATTCATCATCGGAGGGTGGATTCCTTGGACTATTCGATAAAGAAACCGCCTTCAATACCTCGGAGAACTCTATCGTTGCTGTCGAGTTTGATAGTTTTACGAACGAATGGGATCCTCTCTTCCCTGAGAACTCACCTCATATAGGAATCGACATCAACACGATTGAGTCTTCCATCGCTGTTCCATGGCCAATCGATAGACAACCTCAAGGGTCGATAGGAAAGGCACGGATCAGTTATAATTCTGCCTCAAAAGAGTTGAGTGTGTTTGTAAGTTATCCAAATAGTCCCGTTAAAGTGGATGTTGTTGTATCGTATCCGGTTGATTTCGCGGCGGTTTTGTCTGACTGGGTCCTTGTGGGTTTCTCCGGTGCTACTGGTCAACTTGCAGAAACACATGACATTCTCTCTTGGTCTTTCAGTTCGAACCTATAGAGAGTATGATAATATTGGAAGAAGAAAGTAAGTTGAAGGACTATTGATATATATATAAGCTCTTTTATGATGCTTTTGTTGATTATGTAATGTTTATTTTTTTCTTAATAAGGATGAACTTTAGTTGAAGTTATGTTGCATAATATTCTGTAATGTAATGTCTATTACTAGGTGATTTGATATTTAAATTATCACAAATAAACTATCGTAACTACCAATAACCTCCATCTTAACAAACATCCAATCTACCTCATACCCTATTACGAGCTCCTTAAACATTGAGTCTACATCGCACACCTTTTACAATCGTCACAGGGTTCTATGATCTTCTTATGTGACTCACACTCTTTAATAAAAACTATGAGTAAAAACAACAGAcagaaaagaaaatgaaatcaCAAAAAGAATAAGGTGTTACCTGAGTTTGTGAGTTAGAAAAGAAAATGCAGGATAAGATAAGATAGGAATGGCAGGAAGTGCAAATCAAAGTGAAGTTGAAAGTAATAGAATGAAGAAACTGTGAACTAAAGTGGTAACGTTATCCTACTTAAAGTGGAAAGTAACAGACAAATAAACAAAAACATTAAAAACTACTCTCTTAGGCATCAGAGAACATAAGTAGCTCCTGATGGTTCTACAGCTCCCCAAGCATTTGATACTTACACCATAAGCTTGAAATCTATTTTTGGTATCTTGCATAAAGGACTTAAGAATTGATTCCAACTGGCTGTTTCCGTGAGTATCCACGTCATTTTTAGGTGTAGAAGAACCAGGTGGAGTCTATGGTACTTGCATCTTTAGTTGGTTTTGATTGTTGCTCCAATAGAAATTAAGATGGTTACGTCAACTTGGGTTGCATATGTTGATGTATGGATTATTGTATTTCTGGTTTTCCACATGATTAATAGTAATTAGGTTTGCTGAGTATTCTTCAAACATATGGACTCCCCCCACAGTAAATACAAGCAACTTCAGCAGCATCAGTCATAACCTTTACAGGTTCAGAAGCTAGTAGGTTAGAAGGCATCATCATATTATTTATCATTTGGTGAATTGTATCCACTTGATCAACAAGGTTTGTAGTCTTAGTGACATCATGAACACCAACTTGTTTCCTTGGAACTATAGTTGTAGATGTTCTAGTTACTGGTCATTGATAAGTCTTGGCAGTAATGCTTTCTATCAAATTGTACCCTTCTTGATAGGACTTGGAAAATAATGCACCACCATAAGATGCATCTAACATGTTCTTGGAAGAGGAGACTAACCCAATATATAAGGTTTCAAGCTAAATGAAGATGGGTACCCCATGGTGTGGATATTGTCTCAACGGTTCTTTAAATATCTCTTGTCATCAAATAAAGATTCATCTTCCTATTGCCTAAATGATGCAATCTCATTTCTCATGTTAGCATTCTTGACTAGAGGAAAATACTTGGCTAATAACTTCTAAACCAAATCATTCCATGTGCTATTCCATGTGGCTATGGAATTTGACTCAAAGGAATTTGACCAACTTTTGACTCTGCCCCTTAGAGATTATGAAAATATCATCAATTTAAATGCATAATCTATGACTTTAGGTATTTTGAAATTGTTGGAAACTCCAAGAAATTACCTTGAttggatatggggatcatccGTAGCAACGCTAAGTATTGGCCAATGACTTGTAGCATTTGAAACATCACTGACTTGAGCTCAAACTGAGCTACAATGATCTATGATCTGATGATTCAAGTAttcatgaaatttggataaaaaaGAACATAGTATCTGATATTTCTAGCGTTATCATTGGCTTTGCCAATGATGTCAATTTTAGCCATGACTTATTCTTGTCCTTGTTCATTCTCTTCAAGGTTCTCTTGAATATCCTCAAACAATAAAGTACGAATCGGAGTTCCTGGTTGTTGAATTATAATGTCATATTTCCTCAAAAGTTTGAATGTTTTTTTCGGTTCAGAGTCTCCTCTGTAAATTGGAATTAATAACCTACGCATGCAGTAGTCATGCACCTATCGTGACACCGGAATGTTGGAAAAGCAACTTTAAGCATAGGGGGAGGGGTGAATTATGGTATTCAAAATTAACTATAAATTTTAAGATTTTGTTACTTAAAATGTGAATTGTGTTAGCATTATTTAATATCAGAGTAAAATGAACAACGAAAAATAAAAAAGGTAAATTAAATAGTAGAAAGTAAGAGATAATGGTTTAGAGAGATGACATTAATGATTTATACAGATTCGGCCAAATGTTGGCCTACTCATGTACCCAAGATATCTTCGGGAGACTTTGACTATAAAAACTAGCTTTTAAAGGTTATGTCCACTGATGAGGAACTATCAACGCATGTCATTTAGCAAGAAAAACGACCAAATCTGATAAGAATTAAGCAAGTTAGAGGCAAAAGAGTGAAAAAAGTTGGAAAAAGTACTTTTGGGCGAAGAAAAACACTTAATGAGAAAACTGGTGAAAAAGGACCAAAAACAAGTTGATTTGCTTTTGGAAATAATGCGTCCGCATTGTGATGTAATGCGGATGCGTTATGGAAATGATTATGCAACGTTCCCGCATTGTTATTTGGCACGCCCGCGCTACAGCTTTTACCTGGCACATTTTTCAGCGGCTCTATAAGGAAAATGACAGAAGAAAATTGGGGTTGATTCCTAGGAGTAAAAAGTGACGAAAAAGAGAGATTTTGGAGCTTTTGGAGACCATTGGAGAGCTTTTTCAATGATTTTTTCATGCTCTTCGAATCTAAACTATAAGTATTGATTAATTGCATCATGAGTAGCTAGATTTCTATAGGTTATGTCAAATTTGATGATGAACCTATTTTTACTTGATTGAGACATATGATCAGATGATGCTAATGTTATTGTTTTGAATATTTGTTATCATTCAGTTATTGATTGTGCGTGTTTCTTTTTGTTTGTTATGGCATTCGAATAAATATTGATAAATAATGACTACTAACCATAGAGATATCTATCTGAACTACTTTAACTGTTGAATTCTCTAATTGACTAGGGATAATGTGATTAAGAATTGTGACTTAGGGATTAAAGTGTTGTGTTGTCTAGTTTAACAGTATAATTGACCCGAGGGATTGAGGAATTAACGATTAGCCTAGTGAGCTACACGCCAAGGGATTGGGTGTAGTGGTATAGTTAATTCGTCGTGTAACTCTATAGTCATTGCATGTATGTTAAATCACGTTTCATCAATTAAGTAGAAATAGGGGATTCTGATAATACGACCTGACCACTTTTCTCATTATTGTTATAAAAACTTATTTCTTGTGTTTTCGACAAAAACAACATGCACCCTCAATTTACTATTTAATTAAATCGCACAATGTATCTTGTTTTAAGTTTGCAATCCCTATGGAGAGgaatttatttttattacttCGATAACAACACTAGTACACTTTCCAGTAAATTGTCATTCAAGTTTTTGGCGTTGTTGTCGGGATTGCTGATATTTTCAACAAGGCATAGTGTGCGACTTGTTTTGTTTAACTCAAATTTTGTAGTTATTTTAATTTTTGGGTATTTTAtcattttgaattttatttttagTCTATTCTACATTGAACATTGCTACTAAGGTATTATTTTATGTGTTTATGCAAGGTTCAAATTTGATGTTTTTACTGTCGGATTTAAAGATCGAGAGAACTTCACGATCAATTCGTAAACTGAAGATAGAGGCTTTGTTAGTAGAATAAGAGCAGAAAGAGGAACCTGAAATGTAAAATCCACCAACTCAAAAGTTTGGGGATTACTGTAGGCGTACCGATTATGAACAAATTTCACGGGGATTCCAACCGACGAACCTAGTGACGTTTGATATTACAAATCATGTGTTGCAGGGCCTGAGAGATAATGTATTCGACAGTCAGAATATTCGTGATCCTTGGGAACATCTTTCCAAGTTCTATGAGACATGCTCCATGTGTAAACCATTAGGAGATATCACTGATGATCAAGTGAAATTGCATTTGTTTGAATTTTCCTTGATTGGTATAACTAAAGACTGGTTGCAGTGTATTCCTAACGGGACGATGCAAACATGGAAAAAATTAGAAGATAAGTTCCTAGAAAGATATTAACCGAATGCGCAGTTTTTCAAAAGAAAAGCTGCAATTACGATTTTTAGCCAAGATGATAGTGAGTATTTGTCAGATGCATGGGAGAGATTCAAATTGTTACTCAGGAAGTTCCTGAATCACCACCTGAGTTTAATGGATCAGTTGTCACACTCTATGAGAGGGTTGACAACCAACACAAGAATGTTTATTGATGTCTCAACTGGAGGTACTTTGAGAGAAAAATCTGATGAAGAAGTTAAAACACTCATCAAAAATATGTGGCGAAACGAATATAGCTCGAATTAACGAGTTGTGAAAGGAAAATGTATGTTAAATGTTAATATGCAAACTGCTCTACTTGCCAAACAAGCAACTCTCACCAAACATATAGTTGCTTCTTAGTTGACTCAAGGTAATGTGAGTCAGATTCAGACCTTGAAATGTGATTTCTGTGGAGGAGAACATTTCAATGGTAATTGTGTTACTAACGTAGAGAGTGCAAAAGTTCAGTATGCCAACTTCCAAAGGAACAATCAGTAATCAAATACGTATAACCTATGTCGAAAGGATCATCCTAACTTAAAGGGAAGTAACAATATCCAAATTTTGAATCATACTCAAGGTGCACATCAAGAAACTCAATCCACCAACGAAAGCCCTCAGTATTGGAAGAAGCTCTCAAAGGATTCATGCTTACCACTCAAGAGAGTTTTCAAAAGATAAGTCAGGCATAACAAGACATGATGAAAAGTCAACTAAAAGTAAATAAGAATATAA from Lathyrus oleraceus cultivar Zhongwan6 chromosome 1, CAAS_Psat_ZW6_1.0, whole genome shotgun sequence includes:
- the LOC127100751 gene encoding lectin 5-like, with amino-acid sequence MANSKPHFLATQTISSLFLLTFLLYLITNVNSESFSFSFPKFDNGSDTIALGGDAKITGGVLQLTKKDQLGKPSPHSFGLSAFLEAIRLSDKTGGKVADFTTEFFFVVDPKGSQLHGDGFTFFIASLGYEFPDNSSSEGGFLGLFDKETAFNTSENSIVAVEFDSFTNEWDPLFPENSPHIGIDINTIESSIAVPWPIDRQPQGSIGKARISYNSASKELSVFVSYPNSPVKVDVVVSYPVDFAAVLSDWVLVGFSGATGQLAETHDILSWSFSSNL